One segment of Methanothermobacter tenebrarum DNA contains the following:
- the priS gene encoding DNA primase catalytic subunit PriS: protein MFQEATAEDRRKYYTMEWKIERIPDFIRESIHLREFGFDHTGQGPNDRYRFFRDEKFLTKFMKYRAPYAAYSSVALYDRPWKREGWRSSELVFDVDAKDIPVRQCKCDNVCEKCLDQAKEIVAMIIDTLEDDLGLREIHVIYSGRGYHIRVLDPIILKSDSEVRSQILKYVIGGDIPRFSYTDFEGRVRSLDHFMVPLGYPRVFTERSRYIILHLNGDEKIEDITRQTMNKILEYRDLIGADRWGEFRDIIGPRVYERLIKGIAKLNLQLVDARVTVDLKRILRLPSSLHSKVSMICTHVEDLESFDPLRDAVPDFVKEKS, encoded by the coding sequence ATATTCCAAGAAGCAACAGCAGAAGATAGAAGAAAATATTATACAATGGAATGGAAAATAGAAAGAATACCAGATTTTATAAGGGAAAGTATCCATCTCAGAGAATTCGGATTCGATCATACGGGCCAAGGCCCAAATGATAGGTACAGGTTCTTCCGTGACGAAAAATTCCTCACAAAATTCATGAAATACAGAGCTCCATATGCCGCTTATTCTTCTGTAGCATTATATGATAGGCCATGGAAACGTGAAGGTTGGAGATCATCAGAGTTAGTATTTGATGTTGACGCTAAGGACATCCCAGTAAGACAATGTAAGTGTGATAATGTGTGTGAAAAATGCCTCGATCAAGCCAAAGAGATAGTGGCCATGATTATAGACACATTAGAGGACGATTTAGGCTTGCGCGAGATCCATGTTATATATTCTGGTAGGGGCTACCATATACGTGTATTAGATCCTATCATACTTAAATCAGATTCTGAGGTCCGAAGTCAGATACTAAAATATGTTATAGGCGGAGACATCCCAAGGTTCTCATACACTGACTTTGAGGGTAGAGTACGTAGCTTAGACCATTTTATGGTCCCATTGGGTTATCCTAGGGTTTTCACAGAGAGAAGTCGTTATATTATCTTGCACTTGAACGGGGATGAAAAAATTGAGGATATAACACGTCAAACAATGAATAAGATCCTAGAATATAGGGATCTTATAGGAGCTGATAGATGGGGTGAATTTAGGGATATAATAGGACCCAGGGTATATGAGAGACTTATAAAGGGTATTGCCAAGTTAAACCTCCAACTGGTGGATGCTAGGGTGACAGTTGACCTTAAAAGGATATTGAGACTTCCCAGTTCATTACACTCTAAAGTTAGTATGATCTGCACCCATGTAGAGGATCTTGAAAGTTTCGACCCTCTGAGGGATGCTGTGCCAGATTTTGTGAAGGAAAAATCCTAG
- a CDS encoding DNA primase: MISTFFINPFSQEAKQIVKAKGDLNKIIEEDERLINIIEYTSGQRLDDDSKIPGSLWELSIKRIEWYLEKKGHRRYQPGYYRFLFNSQIAKFDVITFHILAQAIGAKFNPNSRESRIFIESEGEIVKERLLRVEHQVRDDIISKILNELLDSEKPHWIQLEKLLENRRIKLTELILKDGKAILDKSAPKRIQQIINSIRENIIPALIMQKTQEYLYKVNEMAAKIEPHPILVELANEIQKRISREFFIPKKTKPGTIKASKLDFDAFPPCIKNTIKGVKAGNRNDAIVLLLTSFISYARLYPAVFKERKPHKVSDFDPTLNITLNEILPLIYEAADNCEPPLFQDDPQEKLNITAKLGFGLHETPRLENEGESKWYTPMSCEKIKIHLPILCKPDNLCEKIQNPLTYYNRKRWQKRKEEGDRDIPRSNSRR, encoded by the coding sequence ATGATATCCACATTTTTCATAAACCCATTCTCACAAGAAGCAAAGCAAATTGTAAAAGCCAAAGGAGACCTTAACAAGATCATAGAAGAGGACGAGAGACTCATTAATATTATAGAATATACCAGTGGCCAGAGACTTGATGATGATTCCAAAATACCTGGGAGCCTCTGGGAACTTTCAATTAAAAGGATTGAATGGTACTTGGAAAAGAAGGGCCATCGAAGGTATCAGCCAGGATATTACAGGTTTCTCTTCAACTCTCAAATAGCAAAATTTGATGTTATAACATTTCATATACTAGCACAGGCTATAGGCGCGAAATTCAACCCAAATTCCAGGGAAAGTCGCATATTCATAGAATCAGAAGGCGAAATCGTTAAAGAAAGACTCTTGAGGGTTGAACACCAGGTAAGGGATGATATAATATCTAAAATCTTAAATGAACTGTTAGATAGTGAAAAACCACACTGGATCCAACTAGAAAAACTCCTAGAAAATAGGAGAATAAAACTAACCGAGCTAATCCTTAAAGATGGTAAAGCCATCCTAGACAAATCAGCCCCTAAAAGGATCCAACAAATAATCAACTCCATAAGAGAAAATATCATACCAGCACTTATAATGCAAAAAACCCAGGAATATCTCTATAAAGTCAATGAAATGGCCGCGAAGATCGAACCACACCCCATATTAGTAGAACTAGCGAATGAAATCCAAAAGAGGATAAGTCGAGAATTTTTCATCCCCAAAAAGACCAAGCCTGGAACAATAAAAGCCTCCAAATTAGATTTTGACGCATTCCCACCATGTATAAAAAATACCATAAAAGGCGTTAAAGCTGGTAACAGAAACGATGCCATAGTACTATTACTCACAAGTTTCATATCCTATGCAAGATTATACCCGGCCGTCTTCAAAGAGAGAAAACCTCACAAGGTTTCAGATTTCGATCCAACACTTAACATAACCCTAAATGAGATACTACCATTAATATATGAGGCGGCTGATAACTGCGAACCACCACTATTCCAAGACGATCCACAAGAAAAACTTAACATCACAGCAAAACTCGGATTCGGATTACATGAAACACCCAGACTAGAAAATGAAGGGGAAAGCAAATGGTACACCCCAATGAGCTGTGAAAAAATAAAAATACACCTACCAATATTATGCAAACCCGATAATTTATGCGAAAAAATCCAAAACCCCCTCACATACTACAACAGGAAACGATGGCAAAAAAGAAAAGAAGAAGGTGATAGGGATATTCCAAGAAGCAACAGCAGAAGATAG
- the cca gene encoding CCA tRNA nucleotidyltransferase: protein MDYEKIISKITPKRQEKEAVKKFTNNLVKTINHIAEKKNIKAKATVVGSVAKGTWLRGEADIDIFIKFPLETPEEKLKEDGLYLGYECIKAMGGQAEERYAAHPYVTGHMKGYEVDLVPCYDIEDASQLKSAVDRTILHTRYIKKNLKKEQRKEVLLLKKFMKAIGAYGSEFKVGGFAGYLCELLIIAYRNFQSVLEAAALKWRKGQIIDIEGHGTGKYFDDPLIVIDPTDKNRNVAAALTQQKLSEFIIVARSFLENPKEEYFQKVEYSHDKGRIKAKFMERGSKCIILEFNPPSVPADTLYPQLKKTMDTLVSHFSREGFKVNRSAYWTDEKKISLIIFEFETWKLPAYKKHMGPRIWSRKHTKRFHKKYGDRIWIEDDRLFVERKRKATKPESYLKSLLSRIEYLRVGKHVKEELKKGYKIFNIKEYLESEQPREVLEFLDAFLDPGKHLWRS, encoded by the coding sequence ATGGACTATGAAAAAATAATCTCAAAGATAACACCAAAAAGACAAGAAAAAGAAGCTGTTAAAAAATTCACCAATAATCTAGTCAAAACCATAAACCACATAGCAGAAAAAAAGAATATAAAAGCTAAGGCCACAGTTGTAGGATCAGTTGCCAAGGGCACTTGGCTCAGAGGAGAAGCAGACATAGACATATTCATAAAATTCCCACTTGAAACGCCAGAAGAAAAACTCAAAGAGGATGGCCTATACCTCGGCTATGAATGCATAAAAGCCATGGGAGGCCAAGCAGAGGAAAGATACGCCGCACACCCATATGTTACAGGTCACATGAAAGGCTATGAGGTCGACCTTGTACCATGCTACGATATAGAGGATGCCTCACAGCTCAAATCAGCAGTAGACCGGACAATACTACATACAAGATACATCAAAAAAAACTTGAAAAAAGAACAGAGAAAGGAAGTATTATTACTTAAAAAGTTCATGAAGGCCATAGGAGCATATGGGTCAGAGTTCAAGGTAGGTGGATTCGCAGGTTACCTCTGCGAACTACTCATAATAGCATATAGAAACTTTCAAAGCGTCTTGGAAGCTGCTGCACTGAAATGGAGAAAGGGCCAGATAATAGACATCGAAGGTCACGGCACCGGTAAATACTTTGACGACCCACTAATTGTTATAGACCCTACAGACAAGAACAGGAATGTTGCAGCAGCACTTACACAACAAAAACTTTCAGAGTTCATAATAGTGGCGCGCAGTTTCCTAGAAAACCCAAAAGAAGAATATTTCCAAAAAGTGGAATACTCACATGATAAAGGGAGAATCAAAGCCAAGTTCATGGAAAGGGGGAGCAAATGCATCATCCTAGAATTTAACCCCCCAAGTGTTCCAGCAGACACCTTATACCCCCAACTGAAAAAAACTATGGACACTCTAGTATCACACTTTTCAAGGGAGGGGTTCAAGGTAAACAGGAGCGCTTATTGGACTGATGAGAAGAAAATTAGCCTGATCATATTCGAGTTCGAAACATGGAAGTTACCAGCTTATAAGAAGCATATGGGGCCTAGGATTTGGTCAAGAAAACATACGAAGAGATTCCATAAAAAGTATGGTGACAGGATCTGGATAGAAGATGACCGCCTCTTCGTAGAGAGGAAAAGAAAAGCCACTAAACCAGAATCATACCTTAAAAGCCTCCTCAGTAGGATAGAATATTTAAGAGTTGGTAAACACGTGAAAGAGGAACTCAAGAAAGGTTACAAGATCTTTAACATAAAGGAATACCTTGAAAGTGAACAGCCACGAGAGGTCTTGGAATTCTTGGATGCTTTCCTAGACCCTGGAAAACACTTGTGGAGGTCCTAG